Within the Miscanthus floridulus cultivar M001 chromosome 2, ASM1932011v1, whole genome shotgun sequence genome, the region CGTATTGGTCAGAAATTTATAAACCTGGATGATGCTCGGTCATTTTGGGTAGATTATGGAGGTCATGCTGGTTTTGAGGTCCGAAAACGGTACACAAATGAAAGTAAATCTGATAAAAAGGTAACATCATGTAGATATGTGTGTGCCAAGGAGGGTTGTCAAGCACGAGACAGGAGAGATCATTTAACAAAAATCCTCGAGCTGAAACAAGAACATGTTGTCCAATTCGTATGGGTCTTACATTAGATCGAGTGACAGGGGAATATGAAGTGCTTGATCTAATTCTTGAACACAATCATGTTCTTCACTTGCCACATACCTTTCATTTGATGACATCACTGAGGAAGATTTCAGAAGTGCAAGCTTTTGAAATTGAAGCCGctgatgattttggaattagaccAAAAGCTGCACATGAGTTGGCTAGTCGCTAAGTTGAAGGACGAATGAATCTCAGCTACACTTGTTGTGATCACAAAAATTACTTGCAGGGTAGACGCCAAAGGGAGTTGGCATATGGTCAGGCAGGAAGCATATTAAAGTATTTTCAAGACAAGATGTCCGAGAACCCTTCTTTCCACTATGCAGTGCAATTGGATGCAGAAGAACACATAACCAATATATTTTGGGCTAATGCTAAGATGTTAATTGATTATGCTCATTTTGGTGATGTAGTGACATTTGACACTACTTTTGGCACAAACAAAGAATACatgccttttggtgcatttgttgGATTCAATCAGTTCAGGGAGACTGTCATTTTTTGAGCTGCTCTTCTATTTGATGAAACATGTGCCTCTTTCAAATGGCTATTTAAGCCTTCAATTTAGTAGTTGCTGTCTCATAGCAGGGCATTTTGTTCTTTTGAGATGATTGATGAGCATCTGCGTGCTAATTGAATGCTTGGGTGGAGATTATTTTGATTTTTATATGTTGTACTGGTGGTTATTGGTGGAGATTATCTATTAGCATGGAACTATTAAAAATACTTAAGTGAAATCCTCACAGCGACAGTATACTGCACTGCTCTGTAAAATGCATATGTGTTCTCTGTTCTATATCCGCTGTCCATGGAGTGGGCCTGAGCTGGGCTGCAGTTTCTCGTTTGGGCTGTGCAATCTAGCACTAGGAGAGCAGAGATGTCCAGCCACCGTCGGATCGTGAACGGACGGCATCGGGCATGCCTAAAGTCACCTGTGACTTTACTGAAGAACTGCAGAGAATCTGGATTGCGCCGATATGTTCTAAACTCTCTCCTGCCTCCGATATCTCAGCAATTATGCTCTCCACTGCGAAATCGGTACTGAAGAAACCATCGTGATGGACGCCGGGCAACCTAACAACCTTGAAGACCTGGCCTTCCACTTCCGACCATCTCTCGACAGCTGCCAGGCTTACCATGTTGATgtccccgtcgccgtcgccgtaaAGCACCTCGGCTTCCCCCTCGAGCCCATCGGTCCCGAACACGTACGTCTCGGGCGTCCTGACACCGAACCCGATGACGCTGGTCACCGGCACCATCGGCGCCGGCAGCGCCTCCCACATCGGCAGCACCCGCGTCAAGTACGGCCGCACTCCTTCCGCGAAGCCGATGGCCTCGAGGAACCCCGACATGTTGCGCGCCGAGTAGGTCGCGGTCCTGGTCACCGCCAGCGGCCGGTCCCCGAACACCAGCGGCGTGGGCAGGCGCCACAGCGCGCTCTGCTGGCTCCGCGCCAGCCGGAGCATCGTCGGCCGCGTGACGTTCGGGAGGCCGTAGTCCATGCCGGCGCTGAGGGCGTACATCCCCGCGGCGAACCCGCCGAGCGCGGGGCCCAGTAGGACGACGCGCTTCACGTAGCGGCGGCGCCAGGCGAGCGGGCGGGAGAGGAGCAGCTGGT harbors:
- the LOC136540357 gene encoding lecithin-cholesterol acyltransferase-like 1, with amino-acid sequence MLPPRARPMVLARALLVVVALLAQPLGSRSGDAGAGDLHPVVLVPGYGSNQLEAMMTAAYEPPAPACAGAADQRWFPLWPNHAAMRDASQVPCFADQMSLVYDAGADDYRDADGVATRTPFFGSARALIGWDRLVQRLEGMGYRDGETLYAAPYDFRYAVAPPGHPSAVGDRYFRDLGRLIQASRLNQGRPAIVVAHSFGCALTYQLLLSRPLAWRRRYVKRVVLLGPALGGFAAGMYALSAGMDYGLPNVTRPTMLRLARSQQSALWRLPTPLVFGDRPLAVTRTATYSARNMSGFLEAIGFAEGVRPYLTRVLPMWEALPAPMVPVTSVIGFGVRTPETYVFGTDGLEGEAEVLYGDGDGDINMVSLAAVERWSEVEGQVFKVVRLPGVHHDGFFSTDFAVESIIAEISEAGESLEHIGAIQILCSSSVKSQVTLGMPDAVRSRSDGGWTSLLS